In the genome of Altererythrobacter sp. TH136, one region contains:
- a CDS encoding RecQ family ATP-dependent DNA helicase — protein MAYDADRALQLLRLGSGQATAEFRDGQEDAIRHVVEGRGRLLVVQKTGWGKSFVYFIAVKLLREQGLGPALLISPLLSLMRNQIAAAHRMGVRAATINSDNADDWAAVEQRVRNGDVDILLISPERLANERFQAQVLAPLSAVTSLIVVDEAHCISDWGHDFRPHYRLLERVIANLPPNLRLLATTATANNRVMEDLAQVLGPDIHVSRGELARTSLTLQTLRLPTQAARLAWLADKLGELEGSGIVYTLTVRDAVLVTEWLKSCGYTVEAYTGETGDRREEIEQGLLQNRYKAVVATTALGMGYDKPDLAFVIHYQTPGSVVAYYQQVGRAGRALDDAYGVLLSGHEERDITEYFIRSAFPTQEEVSLVLQAMAAAPDGLSVPQLMGEVNLSGGRIEKTIALLGLESPAPIAKQGTKWQLTAATLSQDFWDRAERLTDLRREEAQQMQDYVDLPFGHHMDFLIQSLDGDDSNVPAPRLPQLSADLDDELVNRAVAFLRRTSLPIEPRKRWPVGGLAHYAVGGTIPEAFRASPGKALCVWGDAGWGGLVRRGKYEDGSFSDDLVAAMAAMIKEWNPQPAPTWITCIPSLRHQELVPDFASRLAAAIGLPFHVVLEKTDERPEQKSMANSTQQARNVDGSLGLSGIAIPAGPVLLVDDMVDSRWTLTVAAWLLRLNGAGEVYPLALAQTGQGD, from the coding sequence ATGGCCTACGATGCTGATCGCGCGCTTCAATTGCTCAGGCTTGGGTCCGGGCAGGCTACGGCCGAGTTCCGTGACGGCCAAGAGGACGCTATCCGACATGTAGTGGAAGGACGCGGCCGCCTGCTGGTTGTGCAAAAGACTGGCTGGGGCAAGAGCTTCGTCTACTTCATCGCGGTTAAGCTACTTCGTGAGCAGGGCTTAGGGCCGGCATTGCTCATCTCCCCCCTGCTCTCGCTAATGCGCAACCAAATTGCTGCGGCCCACCGCATGGGTGTCCGTGCCGCGACCATCAACAGTGATAACGCTGACGATTGGGCGGCCGTAGAACAGCGTGTGCGCAACGGCGATGTGGACATCTTACTTATTTCGCCTGAGCGGCTGGCCAATGAGCGCTTTCAAGCCCAAGTGCTCGCCCCCCTCTCGGCCGTGACGTCACTTATCGTGGTTGATGAGGCGCACTGTATCTCTGACTGGGGTCATGACTTCAGACCTCACTACCGACTTCTCGAACGGGTGATTGCAAATTTGCCTCCGAATTTGCGGCTCCTGGCAACCACGGCGACAGCGAATAACAGGGTGATGGAGGACTTAGCGCAAGTCCTCGGCCCCGACATACATGTGTCTCGCGGAGAGTTAGCTCGGACGTCGCTCACGCTGCAAACGCTCCGCCTCCCGACTCAAGCAGCTCGGCTGGCGTGGCTCGCCGACAAACTTGGCGAATTGGAGGGCAGCGGCATCGTATACACCTTGACGGTGCGTGACGCTGTGCTGGTTACCGAATGGCTGAAATCGTGCGGTTATACAGTCGAAGCTTATACCGGCGAGACAGGTGACCGACGCGAAGAGATCGAACAGGGCCTACTCCAAAACCGATATAAAGCCGTAGTGGCGACCACGGCGCTGGGGATGGGCTATGACAAGCCGGACTTGGCTTTCGTAATACATTACCAGACGCCGGGATCCGTAGTCGCTTATTACCAGCAGGTCGGCCGCGCGGGCCGTGCGCTTGATGATGCCTACGGGGTGCTGCTGAGCGGTCACGAAGAGAGGGACATCACCGAGTACTTCATCCGCAGCGCCTTCCCGACCCAAGAAGAGGTCTCTCTGGTGCTACAGGCGATGGCAGCCGCGCCAGACGGCCTATCGGTTCCGCAACTGATGGGAGAGGTTAATTTGAGCGGAGGGCGGATTGAAAAAACTATCGCTCTGCTTGGGTTGGAGTCGCCCGCGCCGATCGCGAAGCAGGGCACCAAGTGGCAGCTGACCGCTGCGACGCTAAGCCAAGATTTTTGGGATCGCGCTGAGCGGCTCACCGACCTGCGACGCGAGGAAGCGCAGCAGATGCAAGATTATGTAGACTTGCCGTTTGGTCACCACATGGATTTTCTTATCCAAAGTCTCGATGGCGATGACAGCAATGTCCCGGCCCCGCGGTTGCCACAGCTGTCCGCTGACCTTGACGACGAGTTGGTCAATCGAGCAGTCGCTTTCCTTCGGCGTACCAGTCTGCCAATCGAGCCGCGCAAACGGTGGCCTGTCGGTGGCTTAGCACACTACGCAGTTGGCGGGACGATCCCGGAAGCGTTCCGCGCCAGCCCAGGGAAAGCGTTGTGCGTCTGGGGCGACGCAGGTTGGGGCGGCCTCGTACGCCGTGGCAAATATGAAGATGGCAGCTTTTCGGATGACTTGGTCGCGGCAATGGCTGCTATGATCAAGGAATGGAATCCGCAGCCCGCACCGACTTGGATCACATGCATTCCATCTCTAAGACACCAAGAGCTCGTGCCTGATTTCGCGTCACGCCTAGCCGCCGCCATCGGGCTTCCGTTTCACGTGGTGCTCGAAAAGACCGACGAGAGGCCCGAGCAGAAATCAATGGCGAACAGCACTCAGCAGGCGCGAAACGTCGATGGATCTCTGGGACTGAGCGGTATTGCGATCCCAGCCGGCCCTGTGCTCCTCGTTGATGACATGGTGGACTCTCGTTGGACGCTGACAGTCGCGGCCTGGCTACTGCGGTTGAATGGGGCAGGGGAAGTGTATCCCCTAGCGCTGGCGCAAACAGGACAGGGCGATTGA
- a CDS encoding DNA-processing protein DprA, whose product MPPLSTNTKAILLLTAPLIVGRGTPAAELLSPGEYKTFAQRLHELGCQPSDLLGPNAAGVAEQTRTFIDPNRLQQLLGRGLQLGQAVDRWRQRAIWVVSRADSEYPKRLKARLRSQAPALLYGCGEVADLNRGGLAVVGSRHVDDELTDYAIDVGSLAAQANRPIVSGGARGIDQAAMRGALEAGGRVCGVLTDSLERQVMTREHRDMLLDGQLILVSPYDPNAGFNRGHAMQRNKIVYALADAALVVSSDVEKGGTWAGAIEQLRKLKLVRVYVRSTGTPQRGLDALLANGAIPWPNPTIPSDLRNLLDMPEEQRKEGQLPLATRETLPGSSEPAPITRAEHNAASCDATVIGECEHENAPPDAPPAEDPAERLFEAARSIIAEIAREPIKNVDLAEALRVPVPLAKAWLERLVRDGFLQKVKKPAGYVISPSKLL is encoded by the coding sequence ATGCCACCGCTCTCGACCAACACTAAAGCGATCTTGCTCCTGACTGCCCCACTCATTGTCGGGCGCGGAACGCCTGCGGCCGAGCTACTATCCCCCGGCGAGTACAAGACATTTGCCCAGCGTCTCCATGAATTGGGATGCCAGCCTTCCGATCTGCTCGGACCAAACGCCGCAGGGGTAGCTGAGCAAACTCGGACCTTTATCGACCCCAATCGTCTGCAGCAGCTGTTAGGCCGCGGTTTGCAGCTAGGTCAGGCAGTTGACCGTTGGCGGCAGCGCGCAATTTGGGTCGTGAGCCGGGCAGATTCCGAATATCCTAAGCGGTTAAAAGCAAGGCTGCGGAGCCAAGCGCCTGCCTTGCTGTACGGCTGCGGAGAGGTGGCCGACCTCAACCGAGGTGGACTAGCTGTTGTGGGCTCCCGTCACGTCGATGACGAGCTTACTGATTATGCGATAGACGTCGGATCCCTTGCCGCTCAGGCAAATAGACCGATCGTTTCGGGGGGCGCCCGAGGTATTGACCAGGCGGCCATGCGCGGGGCGCTGGAGGCGGGGGGTAGGGTATGCGGTGTGTTGACCGACAGCCTCGAGCGACAAGTTATGACGCGCGAACACCGAGACATGCTCCTAGACGGTCAGCTCATCCTTGTGTCCCCGTATGATCCAAATGCCGGTTTCAACCGAGGTCATGCGATGCAGCGCAACAAGATCGTTTATGCGTTAGCGGACGCTGCGCTCGTGGTCAGTTCAGACGTCGAAAAAGGCGGTACGTGGGCCGGAGCTATCGAGCAACTCAGGAAGCTAAAGCTCGTTCGGGTGTATGTCCGGTCAACGGGGACACCACAGCGTGGTTTGGACGCGCTGCTGGCTAATGGCGCCATCCCTTGGCCAAACCCGACGATACCAAGCGACTTGCGCAATCTGCTCGACATGCCCGAGGAACAGCGAAAAGAAGGGCAGCTGCCGCTGGCCACTCGAGAGACCTTACCTGGATCGTCTGAGCCAGCTCCAATCACGCGGGCCGAGCACAACGCTGCGTCATGCGACGCAACTGTTATCGGTGAATGCGAGCACGAGAATGCACCGCCCGATGCTCCGCCGGCGGAAGACCCTGCGGAACGGCTGTTTGAGGCTGCTCGCTCAATTATCGCCGAGATCGCACGGGAACCGATCAAGAATGTTGACCTTGCGGAGGCACTGCGCGTCCCAGTACCATTGGCCAAAGCGTGGCTGGAGAGACTGGTACGTGACGGCTTTCTTCAAAAGGTCAAAAAGCCCGCCGGATACGTAATCAGCCCCTCGAAACTGCTCTGA
- the secB gene encoding protein-export chaperone SecB, with amino-acid sequence MADEGDVLTDLNLDNDAAGNGADTQPVAGVISQYVKDLSVENPNAPACFQWQGAPAIDLQFNIGAERVNDEVHEVELKIKVTAKTDEGDLYLIELAYCGLIGLRNLPEDHAHAFLYAEAPRILFPFARRVIADATRDLGFQPLMVDPVDFNGLYMQQLQRRAEEEAAAGGIQPPVGQA; translated from the coding sequence ATGGCCGACGAAGGCGACGTGCTGACCGATCTCAACCTCGACAACGATGCCGCCGGCAACGGCGCGGACACCCAGCCGGTGGCGGGCGTCATCTCGCAGTACGTCAAGGATTTGTCGGTCGAAAACCCCAACGCGCCAGCGTGTTTCCAGTGGCAGGGCGCGCCCGCCATCGACCTGCAGTTCAATATCGGTGCCGAACGGGTGAACGATGAAGTTCACGAGGTCGAACTGAAGATCAAGGTTACCGCCAAGACCGACGAAGGCGATCTGTACCTGATCGAACTCGCCTATTGCGGCCTCATCGGGCTGCGCAACCTGCCCGAGGACCACGCCCACGCGTTTCTCTATGCCGAGGCGCCGCGCATCCTGTTCCCGTTCGCCCGCCGGGTGATCGCCGACGCGACCCGCGACCTGGGCTTCCAGCCGCTGATGGTCGATCCGGTCGATTTCAACGGCCTTTACATGCAGCAACTCCAGCGCCGGGCTGAGGAAGAAGCGGCCGCAGGGGGCATTCAGCCGCCCGTCGGCCAGGCCTGA
- a CDS encoding DUF1134 domain-containing protein, with protein MGTFSRTARRAWTAALTAAALAASPAVAQIETVDPNGGIDADLAQPQQAPGENPGEPAPYDGSTTYTATPPDGVPAETAADWADPVVTSGDPSVAASQAAGQPAVAAAQGDTYKKDDLIGAAEGVFGKGAEGVARMIEDLLAKQGEPNAYIVGREAGGAFVVGARYGSGTLYHKVEGQRPVYWTGPSIGFDAGANAGNTFVLVYNLYDTEELFERYPAGEGAAYVIGGLNASYMRKGNTVLIPIRVGAGLRLGINAGYMKFSKKQRWLPF; from the coding sequence ATGGGGACTTTCTCGCGCACCGCGCGCCGCGCCTGGACGGCAGCGCTGACCGCAGCGGCGCTGGCCGCGTCGCCGGCCGTGGCGCAGATCGAAACGGTCGATCCGAACGGCGGGATCGACGCCGATCTCGCCCAGCCGCAGCAGGCGCCGGGCGAAAACCCGGGTGAGCCCGCGCCTTATGACGGCTCTACGACCTATACCGCGACGCCGCCGGACGGCGTGCCTGCCGAAACGGCGGCGGACTGGGCCGATCCGGTGGTCACCAGCGGCGATCCCTCGGTTGCCGCGAGTCAGGCCGCAGGGCAGCCTGCGGTCGCGGCGGCGCAGGGAGATACGTATAAGAAAGACGATCTGATCGGCGCGGCCGAAGGCGTGTTCGGCAAGGGCGCCGAAGGTGTCGCGCGGATGATCGAGGACCTGCTCGCCAAGCAGGGCGAGCCCAACGCCTACATCGTCGGACGCGAAGCCGGCGGCGCGTTCGTGGTCGGTGCGCGCTACGGTTCGGGCACGCTTTACCATAAGGTGGAAGGCCAGCGGCCGGTGTACTGGACGGGGCCCTCGATCGGGTTCGACGCGGGCGCCAACGCAGGCAACACCTTCGTGCTGGTCTACAACCTCTACGACACCGAGGAACTGTTCGAGCGCTATCCGGCGGGCGAGGGCGCGGCGTACGTGATCGGTGGCCTCAACGCGTCGTACATGCGCAAGGGCAACACGGTGCTCATCCCCATCCGCGTCGGCGCCGGGCTGCGCCTTGGCATCAACGCCGGCTACATGAAGTTTTCCAAGAAGCAGCGCTGGCTGCCGTTTTGA
- the murJ gene encoding murein biosynthesis integral membrane protein MurJ encodes MTSLVRSVGTIGGLTAISRVFGFVRDMLLARVLGAGLAADAWQLAFTLPNTFRRLFAEGAFSVAFVPMYSRTLHGDGGEEGADRFAGDVLSVFVWVLLAFSAVCMIVMPGIVWLLAREYGEVPGKFELSVELSRMTFPYLALVSLVAMLSGVLNARSRFGPGAFAPVFLNIVMIGGILVGWYLRGDDGSDSVVAWALAISLSLSGVVQLAYMSWSARRAGVRLAIRRPRFTPEVKRLGMLILPATFGAGIYQISQLVDTFFATSLPQGSLTLLKLADRLNQMPLGIFGIALGTAILPMLARHIQQDNKAEAQRLQGNAVEIGTLLTLPAAVALAICAPAFVTAFFVGGKMTLADGAVMANIVVALVCGLPAYVLVKVFQPAFFSREDTRTPVLVAAGALTVNIALNFYVVPRYGIVGLAAATAVTATLNVLTLYAVLQMRGWFRLTGKLAGKIARQLLATAVMAAFLWWLMPLLGDRYGGSVVERVWSLAVLVAGGGTVFFAAAFVLGALDKDLLAQLRRRRPAQPVDLSE; translated from the coding sequence ATGACCAGCCTCGTCCGCAGCGTCGGCACGATCGGCGGCCTGACCGCGATCAGCCGCGTGTTCGGCTTCGTGCGCGACATGCTGCTCGCTCGCGTGCTGGGCGCCGGGCTGGCGGCGGATGCGTGGCAGCTGGCCTTCACCCTGCCCAACACCTTCCGGCGGCTGTTCGCGGAAGGCGCGTTCAGCGTGGCGTTCGTGCCGATGTATTCGCGCACGCTGCACGGGGACGGCGGGGAAGAAGGCGCGGACCGGTTCGCTGGTGACGTGCTGAGCGTGTTCGTCTGGGTGCTGCTGGCGTTCTCCGCCGTCTGCATGATCGTGATGCCGGGGATCGTCTGGCTGCTCGCCCGCGAATACGGCGAGGTGCCGGGCAAGTTCGAGCTGTCGGTCGAACTCAGCCGGATGACCTTTCCCTACCTGGCGCTGGTCAGCCTGGTCGCGATGCTGTCGGGCGTGCTCAATGCGCGCAGCCGCTTCGGTCCGGGTGCCTTTGCGCCGGTGTTCCTCAACATCGTGATGATCGGCGGTATCCTGGTCGGCTGGTACCTGCGCGGCGATGACGGCAGCGACTCCGTGGTTGCCTGGGCGCTGGCGATCTCGCTGTCGCTGTCGGGCGTGGTCCAGCTCGCTTACATGAGCTGGTCGGCCAGGCGCGCGGGGGTGCGGCTGGCGATCCGGCGCCCGCGCTTCACGCCGGAAGTCAAGCGGCTGGGGATGCTGATCCTGCCGGCCACCTTTGGCGCGGGCATCTACCAGATCAGCCAGCTGGTCGACACGTTCTTCGCCACTTCGCTGCCGCAGGGTTCACTGACGCTGCTGAAGCTGGCCGACCGGCTGAACCAGATGCCGCTGGGCATCTTCGGCATCGCGCTCGGCACCGCGATCCTGCCGATGCTGGCGCGGCACATCCAGCAGGACAACAAGGCGGAAGCGCAACGCCTGCAGGGGAATGCGGTGGAGATCGGGACGCTGCTGACCCTGCCCGCCGCGGTCGCGCTGGCGATCTGCGCCCCGGCGTTCGTCACCGCGTTCTTCGTCGGCGGCAAGATGACCCTGGCCGACGGCGCGGTGATGGCCAATATCGTGGTGGCGCTGGTCTGCGGTTTGCCCGCCTATGTGCTGGTCAAGGTGTTCCAGCCGGCGTTCTTCAGCCGCGAAGATACCCGCACCCCGGTGCTGGTCGCCGCGGGGGCGCTGACGGTGAACATCGCGCTCAATTTCTATGTCGTGCCGCGTTACGGCATCGTCGGCCTCGCCGCTGCGACGGCGGTGACCGCCACGCTCAACGTGCTGACGCTGTACGCCGTGCTGCAGATGCGCGGGTGGTTCCGATTGACGGGCAAGCTGGCAGGCAAGATCGCGCGCCAGCTGCTGGCGACGGCGGTCATGGCTGCGTTTCTGTGGTGGCTAATGCCGCTGCTTGGCGATCGCTACGGCGGCAGCGTGGTGGAGCGCGTCTGGTCGCTCGCGGTGCTGGTTGCCGGCGGCGGCACGGTGTTCTTCGCCGCCGCATTCGTGCTCGGCGCGCTCGACAAGGACCTGCTCGCCCAGCTACGGCGCCGGCGGCCCGCACAACCGGTCGATCTTTCGGAATAA
- a CDS encoding GNAT family N-acetyltransferase has translation MSPAELDRQPTLTGERLLLRPLRADDWDALYAVAADPLIWEQHPASDRWQEPVFRAYFEDALAQGGALVVIDRASGAVIGSSRFQNLDPVDGGSVEIGWTFLARSHWGGACNAELKRLMLAHALASVERAVFRVGEGNRRSRGAMEKIGGRLTDRIDITQLPAGPARHVIYEIDRAAFAAGPLA, from the coding sequence ATGTCGCCGGCTGAGCTCGACCGCCAGCCGACCTTGACCGGCGAGCGGCTGCTGCTGCGGCCGCTGCGCGCCGACGATTGGGATGCGCTCTATGCTGTCGCCGCCGATCCGCTGATCTGGGAGCAACATCCGGCGAGCGACCGGTGGCAGGAACCGGTGTTTCGCGCGTATTTCGAAGACGCGCTGGCGCAGGGCGGCGCGCTGGTGGTGATCGACCGGGCAAGCGGCGCGGTGATCGGCTCCTCACGCTTCCAGAACCTCGATCCGGTGGATGGCGGCTCGGTGGAGATCGGCTGGACCTTCCTCGCCCGGTCGCACTGGGGCGGTGCCTGCAACGCCGAACTGAAGCGGCTGATGCTGGCGCATGCGCTGGCCAGCGTGGAACGCGCGGTGTTCCGCGTGGGCGAGGGCAACCGGCGGTCGCGCGGCGCGATGGAGAAGATCGGCGGCCGACTGACCGATCGGATCGACATCACCCAGCTGCCGGCCGGCCCCGCGCGGCATGTGATCTACGAGATTGACCGCGCGGCCTTCGCTGCAGGTCCGCTGGCCTAG
- a CDS encoding Tim44/TimA family putative adaptor protein, translating to MIIQIVILAMIAAFLGLRLYSVLGRRAEHEEEPVPTRFDAVDTQARPTAPQLRSAQPFRPAAIEGALPAVEAGVRDIAAADRTFDLGTFLDGAKGAYGMVLEAFWQGDRDTLKQLCDDDVYDGFDAAITAREAAGETLDNRLVRIEDAKIDMAELVGKTARVTVRFVADIAAVTRDKDGQVVAGSLDDAIETRDLWTFKRDVREADPHWLVDETDEG from the coding sequence GTGATAATCCAGATCGTCATCCTAGCGATGATTGCCGCGTTCCTTGGTTTGCGCCTCTATTCGGTGCTGGGGCGACGCGCTGAGCACGAGGAAGAGCCCGTGCCCACCCGCTTCGATGCCGTCGATACGCAGGCGCGCCCCACCGCGCCGCAGCTGCGTTCGGCCCAGCCGTTCCGTCCGGCCGCGATCGAAGGCGCGCTGCCGGCGGTCGAGGCCGGGGTGCGCGACATCGCTGCGGCCGACCGGACATTCGACCTTGGCACGTTTCTCGACGGGGCGAAGGGTGCATACGGCATGGTGCTGGAAGCATTCTGGCAGGGTGACCGCGACACGCTGAAGCAGCTGTGCGACGACGACGTCTATGACGGTTTCGACGCGGCGATCACCGCCCGGGAGGCTGCCGGTGAGACGCTGGACAACCGGCTGGTCCGAATCGAAGATGCCAAGATCGATATGGCTGAACTGGTCGGCAAGACCGCGCGGGTAACCGTCCGCTTCGTCGCTGACATCGCCGCCGTGACCCGCGACAAGGACGGGCAAGTGGTTGCCGGTTCGCTCGACGACGCGATCGAGACGCGCGACCTGTGGACGTTCAAGCGCGACGTCAGGGAAGCCGATCCGCACTGGTTGGTCGACGAGACCGACGAGGGCTGA
- a CDS encoding DUF4136 domain-containing protein: MSILTNWGRKLKMIAVPLALGALAACATPFNANVQRFQSALPAPQGQTFTVVADDPALAGGLEFSQYAHQVADRMAALGYTPVNDVQSADLLVRFDYGVDRGRERVRRTGFVDPFYSPWYGYSRFGYRGFYRPGYYGRGYFARPWSYGFHDPFFDNGLDVYTVYTSGIDLKIDRRATGERLFEGKAEAVSTSNRLPYLVPNLVQALFTDFPGRSGETVRISVAPENQAAQRRR; encoded by the coding sequence ATGTCCATTCTGACCAATTGGGGTCGCAAGCTGAAGATGATCGCCGTGCCGCTGGCACTCGGCGCACTGGCGGCTTGTGCGACCCCGTTCAACGCCAACGTGCAGCGTTTCCAAAGTGCGCTGCCCGCTCCGCAGGGCCAGACCTTCACCGTCGTGGCCGACGACCCGGCGCTGGCTGGCGGCCTCGAATTCTCGCAGTACGCCCATCAGGTCGCCGACCGGATGGCCGCGCTCGGCTATACGCCGGTGAACGATGTGCAGAGCGCCGACCTGCTGGTCCGCTTCGACTATGGTGTCGATCGCGGCCGTGAGCGCGTGCGCCGGACCGGCTTCGTCGATCCGTTCTATAGTCCCTGGTACGGCTATAGCCGCTTCGGGTATCGCGGCTTCTACCGGCCGGGCTACTACGGCCGCGGCTATTTCGCCCGTCCGTGGAGCTATGGCTTCCACGATCCGTTCTTCGACAACGGGCTGGACGTCTACACCGTCTACACCAGCGGCATCGACTTGAAGATCGACCGCCGCGCCACCGGCGAGCGTCTGTTCGAAGGCAAGGCCGAAGCGGTCTCCACCTCCAACCGCCTGCCGTATCTGGTGCCGAACCTGGTGCAGGCGCTGTTCACCGACTTCCCCGGCCGCAGCGGCGAAACCGTGCGCATCTCGGTGGCGCCGGAGAACCAGGCGGCCCAGCGCCGGCGCTGA
- the trpS gene encoding tryptophan--tRNA ligase: MRVVSGIQPTGNLHLGNYLGAIRNWVRMQDELPQGSQALFFLADLHAISMAHDPAELKRATLEMAAALVACGIDPARSILFNQAQVPAHAELQWLLNGTARMGWLNRMTQWKDKAGKNREGQSVALFAYPVLQAADVLLYQATHVPVGEDQKQHLELARDIAQKFNNDFGETFTAPDPIIPPGAARIMSLRDGGAKMSKSDPSDMSRINLVDDADLVMQKVRKAKTDAEPLPSEAAGLEGRTEALNLVTIYSALSGESTGQVLARFGGQGFGAFKPALGELLVETLTPISARFRELLDDREELDAILARGSAKAREIGRPTLDAAYAALGLVR, translated from the coding sequence ATGCGTGTCGTCTCCGGCATCCAGCCCACCGGCAACCTTCATCTCGGCAACTACCTGGGCGCGATCCGCAACTGGGTGCGGATGCAGGACGAACTTCCGCAAGGCAGCCAGGCGCTGTTCTTCCTGGCTGACCTGCACGCGATCAGCATGGCCCACGATCCGGCCGAACTGAAGCGCGCGACGCTGGAGATGGCGGCGGCGCTGGTTGCCTGCGGGATCGACCCCGCCCGCTCGATCCTGTTCAACCAGGCGCAGGTGCCCGCGCATGCGGAGCTCCAATGGCTGCTCAACGGTACCGCCCGCATGGGTTGGCTCAACCGGATGACGCAGTGGAAGGACAAGGCGGGCAAGAACCGCGAGGGCCAGTCGGTCGCGCTGTTCGCTTATCCGGTGCTTCAGGCCGCCGACGTGCTGCTCTACCAGGCGACTCACGTGCCGGTGGGTGAGGACCAGAAGCAGCATCTGGAACTGGCCCGCGACATCGCACAAAAATTCAACAACGATTTCGGCGAGACTTTCACCGCCCCCGACCCGATCATCCCGCCCGGCGCGGCCCGGATCATGAGCCTGCGCGACGGCGGCGCCAAGATGAGCAAGTCCGATCCATCCGACATGAGCCGGATCAACCTGGTCGATGATGCCGATCTGGTCATGCAGAAGGTCAGGAAAGCGAAAACCGACGCCGAGCCGCTGCCATCGGAGGCGGCAGGATTGGAAGGGCGGACCGAAGCCCTCAACCTGGTGACGATCTATAGCGCGCTCTCGGGCGAAAGCACCGGGCAGGTACTGGCTCGCTTCGGCGGACAGGGGTTCGGCGCGTTCAAGCCGGCGCTGGGAGAACTGCTGGTGGAAACGCTGACGCCGATCTCCGCCCGCTTCCGCGAACTGCTGGACGACCGGGAGGAACTGGATGCGATCCTGGCCCGCGGCAGCGCAAAGGCCCGTGAGATCGGCCGCCCGACGCTCGATGCCGCGTACGCTGCACTCGGCCTGGTGCGGTAG
- a CDS encoding aromatic amino acid transaminase: MLERLNPAAPDALLALIKLYAADPRGDKIDLGVGVYRTDEGETPVFAAIKEAERRLVTSQASKSYLGPEGDMGFVEGLMPYVFGKDDPSMGGRVQGIQTPGGTGAVRIAVALAKAAGITRVHLGVPSWPNHAQILADLPLEMAPFDHACADGTANADAVLQVIRDARAGDAVLLHGCCHNPTGIDYTPDQWHEIAAALAASKALPIIDLAYQGLGFGMEKDAHGLRAVLAAVPEALVAYSCDKNFGLYRDRVGAFYAVAQDGSQLPAIMSNAAALARANWSMPPDHGAAAVRLVLEDEALTAQWLDELGTMRRRMRQVRDRLAAAGRVGTLDLTALGSQNGLFSMLPLDKDRIARLRSDHAIYMAGSGRINIAGLTQGNLDKFIGALADVAG; encoded by the coding sequence ATGCTGGAACGCCTCAACCCCGCCGCCCCCGACGCGCTGCTCGCGCTGATCAAGCTCTATGCGGCCGATCCGCGCGGGGACAAGATCGACCTCGGCGTGGGCGTGTACCGCACCGACGAGGGCGAGACGCCGGTATTCGCCGCCATCAAGGAGGCCGAGCGGCGGCTGGTCACGAGCCAGGCGTCCAAGTCCTACCTCGGACCGGAAGGCGACATGGGGTTTGTCGAGGGCCTGATGCCCTATGTCTTCGGCAAGGACGATCCCTCGATGGGCGGGCGGGTGCAGGGGATCCAGACCCCCGGCGGCACCGGCGCGGTGCGGATCGCGGTCGCGCTGGCCAAGGCTGCTGGCATCACCCGCGTCCATCTGGGCGTGCCGAGCTGGCCCAACCACGCGCAGATTTTGGCCGACCTTCCGCTCGAAATGGCGCCATTCGATCATGCGTGTGCCGATGGCACAGCCAACGCCGATGCCGTTCTGCAAGTGATCCGCGACGCGCGCGCGGGCGATGCGGTGCTGCTTCACGGTTGCTGCCACAATCCGACCGGGATCGATTACACGCCCGACCAGTGGCACGAAATCGCCGCGGCACTGGCCGCGAGCAAGGCGCTGCCGATCATCGATCTTGCGTATCAGGGGCTCGGCTTTGGGATGGAGAAAGACGCGCACGGGCTGCGCGCCGTTCTGGCTGCCGTGCCCGAAGCGCTCGTCGCCTACAGCTGCGACAAGAACTTTGGCCTTTACCGCGACCGCGTGGGCGCGTTCTACGCCGTCGCGCAGGATGGCAGCCAGCTGCCGGCAATCATGTCAAACGCCGCCGCGCTCGCCCGGGCGAACTGGTCGATGCCGCCCGACCATGGCGCTGCGGCGGTGCGGCTGGTGCTGGAGGACGAGGCGCTGACCGCCCAGTGGCTGGACGAACTCGGCACCATGCGCCGCCGCATGCGCCAGGTGCGCGACCGGTTGGCGGCGGCGGGCCGGGTCGGCACGCTCGACCTGACGGCACTTGGCAGCCAGAACGGATTGTTCTCGATGCTGCCGCTGGACAAGGACCGGATCGCGCGGCTGCGGAGCGACCACGCCATCTACATGGCCGGATCGGGGCGGATCAACATCGCGGGCCTGACGCAAGGCAACCTCGACAAGTTCATCGGTGCGCTCGCCGATGTCGCCGGCTGA